The following are encoded together in the Pirellulales bacterium genome:
- a CDS encoding dihydrodipicolinate synthase family protein — protein MNLNPDIRRVLQQGVVVPACPLALDAGRKWDEHRQRALLRYYLDAGAGGIAIGVHTTQFAIREPRHDLYRPLLRFAAAEMAKCDRPVVRVAGVCGGTEQALLEAGFARECGYHAGLLNLAALAAASEDELIDHCRRVAEVLPVFGFYLNPAIGGRLLPYSFWRRFAEIDAVVAIKIAPFNRYQTLDVVRAVVEAGRDDIALYTGNDDNIVADLITPFRFERDGRRVERRIVGGLLGQWAVGTRAAVELLDECHRAAAGVSASSKLLADNVAVTDINAALFDAANDFAGCIPGIHEVLRRQALLAGIDCLDPRQTLSPGQAEEIDRVMRAYSHWFDGDFVRENLARWLHE, from the coding sequence ATGAATCTCAATCCAGACATCCGGCGCGTCCTGCAACAAGGCGTCGTCGTTCCGGCTTGTCCGTTGGCGTTGGACGCCGGGCGAAAATGGGACGAGCACCGGCAACGGGCGCTGCTGCGCTACTACCTTGACGCCGGCGCCGGCGGCATCGCCATCGGCGTACACACGACTCAGTTCGCCATTCGAGAGCCGCGGCACGATCTCTATCGCCCGCTGCTGCGGTTCGCCGCGGCGGAAATGGCCAAGTGCGACCGCCCTGTGGTGCGGGTGGCCGGCGTGTGCGGCGGGACGGAACAGGCGCTGCTGGAAGCCGGCTTCGCCCGTGAGTGCGGCTATCATGCGGGTTTGCTCAATCTCGCGGCGCTGGCGGCGGCCAGTGAGGACGAGCTGATCGATCATTGCCGGCGCGTGGCGGAAGTGCTGCCGGTGTTCGGGTTTTATCTGAACCCGGCCATCGGCGGCCGTTTGCTGCCGTATTCTTTCTGGCGGCGGTTCGCCGAGATCGACGCCGTCGTGGCCATTAAGATCGCGCCGTTCAACCGTTATCAGACGCTCGACGTGGTCCGCGCGGTCGTGGAGGCGGGCCGCGACGACATCGCTCTTTATACCGGCAACGACGACAACATCGTGGCCGACCTGATTACGCCGTTTCGCTTCGAACGCGACGGTCGCCGCGTCGAACGGCGCATCGTCGGCGGCTTGCTCGGGCAATGGGCGGTGGGCACGCGGGCCGCGGTCGAACTGCTCGACGAATGCCATCGCGCCGCGGCCGGCGTTTCGGCGTCGAGCAAACTGCTGGCAGACAATGTCGCGGTGACCGATATCAACGCCGCGCTGTTCGATGCCGCCAACGATTTCGCCGGCTGCATTCCCGGCATTCACGAAGTCCTGCGCCGTCAAGCCTTGCTGGCGGGCATCGACTGTCTCGACCCGCGCCAAACCCTCAGTCCCGGCCAGGCTGAAGAAATCGATCGCGTGATGCGGGCATATTCCCATTGGTTCGACGGCGATTTCGTGCGCGAGAACCTTGCCAGGTGGCTGCACGAGTAG
- a CDS encoding NAD(P)-dependent oxidoreductase, with translation MKVTVEQPEDEEQLDELLSRPSEQVIDALGRLPGDVVVWGASGKMGPSLARMLKRASDAAGLPRRVFGVARFTEGGEETLEAQGIETIRCDLLDEDQVMRLPDAENVIFMAGRKFGSTGDEGLTWAMNAWLPTLVCRRYRRSRTVAFSTGNIYGLVPVEGGGSREVDVPQPVGEYAMSCLARERLFGYFSRKYGTPVAIVRLNYVCDLRYGVLVDLAQKIVEEQPIDLAMGYFNTIWQRDANALALLALAHAATPPWIVNVTGVETLSVREVCQRLARLLDKPVRFVGSESPTALLSDASLAVEEFGPPAMPAEPLIERVANWVGRGGRTLDKPTHFESRNGKY, from the coding sequence ATGAAGGTGACGGTGGAACAACCTGAGGATGAAGAGCAGCTCGATGAGTTGCTGAGCCGGCCGAGCGAGCAGGTGATCGACGCATTGGGCCGGCTGCCGGGCGATGTGGTCGTGTGGGGTGCCTCGGGCAAGATGGGGCCGTCGCTGGCGCGAATGCTGAAGCGCGCGAGCGACGCCGCCGGCCTGCCGCGGCGAGTTTTCGGCGTGGCGCGGTTTACCGAGGGCGGTGAAGAAACGCTGGAGGCACAGGGCATCGAGACGATTCGTTGCGATCTGCTCGATGAGGACCAGGTGATGCGCTTGCCCGACGCGGAGAACGTGATCTTCATGGCCGGGCGGAAGTTCGGCTCGACGGGCGACGAAGGGCTGACTTGGGCCATGAACGCCTGGCTGCCCACGCTCGTCTGCCGCAGATATCGCCGCAGCCGGACCGTGGCCTTTTCGACGGGAAACATCTATGGCCTCGTGCCGGTCGAAGGGGGCGGATCTCGCGAGGTGGACGTTCCGCAGCCCGTCGGCGAGTATGCGATGAGTTGTCTGGCACGGGAACGGCTCTTCGGCTACTTCAGCCGCAAATATGGCACGCCCGTCGCCATCGTGCGGCTCAATTATGTTTGCGACCTGCGCTATGGCGTGCTGGTCGATCTGGCGCAGAAGATCGTCGAGGAACAGCCGATCGATCTTGCGATGGGCTATTTCAACACGATCTGGCAGCGCGACGCGAACGCCCTGGCACTGCTGGCACTGGCTCACGCCGCCACGCCGCCCTGGATCGTGAATGTCACCGGCGTCGAGACGCTTTCGGTCAGAGAGGTTTGTCAGCGATTGGCCAGACTGTTGGATAAGCCGGTGCGCTTCGTCGGCAGCGAATCGCCGACGGCCTTGCTGAGCGATGCGTCGCTGGCCGTCGAAGAATTCGGTCCCCCCGCGATGCCGGCCGAGCCATTGATCGAGCGGGTGGCAAATTGGGTCGGCCGCGGCGGCCGAACGCTTGATAAGCCGACGCATTTTGAATCCCGCAACGGAAAATACTAA
- a CDS encoding M20/M25/M40 family metallo-hydrolase encodes MSRTTLFLLLFTWAGASSAAETAASKVLSSITSADLRRHAERLADDTLEGREAGSRGGHAAGHYLGQEFQRHRLAGGAAARSYYQSFGPQYRNILGLLEGSDPQLKQELIVVGAHYDHVGYGNSQNSYGPTGYIHNGADDNASGVAGLLELVEAFSRLDARPKRSILFALWDGEEKGLLGSEYWVAHPTAPLDRVRLAVNLDMIGRLQRKRLEVYGIRSGFGLRRLLSMNNAATDLAFDFSWTMREDSDHYSFYKRNVPVLMFHSGLHSDYHRPSDDVEKLDFAGMERIVRMLFGVVHELADERKLSGFRGAARHENSELRREREQPLPAPPARLGLAWDPRDEGRDGGLRIVHVAPRSAAAVAGIRVGDRLVRFAGRDLNRETDLRSLVLAAKSPAIVAVERAGSAQPLNLTVKLAGPPLRLGLSWRTDAAEPQAVIVAHVVPGSPAARSGMLVHDRLYEVSGRAFTGEEEFRRLLTETDDDTLELLTEREGRVRTVTVKLLPPVRSEF; translated from the coding sequence ATGTCACGAACCACCCTGTTTTTGCTGCTATTCACCTGGGCCGGAGCGTCGAGCGCGGCTGAAACGGCGGCCTCGAAGGTGCTTTCGTCGATTACCTCCGCCGACCTGCGAAGGCACGCCGAGCGGCTGGCCGATGACACCCTGGAGGGCCGCGAGGCGGGCAGCCGCGGCGGACACGCCGCCGGCCACTACCTGGGCCAGGAATTCCAGCGGCACCGGCTTGCCGGCGGGGCCGCGGCCCGCAGCTACTACCAGTCGTTCGGCCCGCAGTACCGCAACATTCTCGGCCTGCTGGAAGGAAGCGACCCGCAACTCAAGCAGGAGCTGATCGTGGTCGGCGCCCATTACGACCACGTCGGCTACGGGAACTCGCAGAACAGCTACGGCCCGACCGGCTACATTCATAATGGCGCCGACGACAATGCCAGCGGCGTGGCCGGCCTGCTGGAACTGGTCGAAGCGTTCTCGCGGCTCGACGCCCGTCCCAAACGGTCGATTCTGTTCGCACTTTGGGACGGCGAAGAAAAAGGCCTGCTCGGTTCCGAATACTGGGTGGCCCATCCGACCGCGCCGCTCGACCGCGTGCGGCTGGCCGTCAATCTCGATATGATCGGCCGCTTGCAACGAAAGCGGCTGGAAGTTTACGGCATCCGCAGCGGCTTCGGCTTGCGGCGGCTGTTGAGCATGAACAATGCCGCGACCGATCTGGCGTTCGACTTTTCCTGGACCATGCGCGAAGACAGCGACCATTACTCATTCTATAAACGCAACGTGCCCGTGTTGATGTTCCACTCCGGCCTGCACTCCGATTATCACCGGCCCAGCGACGATGTGGAGAAGCTCGACTTTGCCGGCATGGAGCGGATCGTGCGAATGTTGTTCGGCGTCGTCCACGAGCTGGCCGACGAGCGGAAGCTGTCGGGCTTTCGCGGCGCCGCGCGGCACGAAAACAGCGAGCTGCGACGCGAGCGCGAACAGCCGTTGCCGGCCCCGCCCGCCCGATTGGGACTGGCCTGGGACCCGCGTGATGAAGGGCGCGACGGCGGCCTGCGGATCGTGCATGTCGCCCCGCGCTCGGCGGCCGCCGTTGCGGGCATTCGCGTGGGCGACCGATTGGTGCGATTCGCCGGCCGCGACCTGAATCGCGAGACCGACCTGCGCAGCCTGGTGCTGGCGGCGAAGAGTCCCGCGATCGTCGCGGTCGAGCGGGCCGGCTCCGCTCAGCCGCTGAATCTGACGGTGAAGCTGGCCGGACCGCCGCTGCGGCTGGGCCTTTCTTGGCGGACCGACGCCGCCGAGCCGCAGGCCGTGATTGTGGCGCATGTGGTGCCCGGCTCGCCCGCCGCGCGGTCGGGCATGCTGGTACACGACCGCCTTTATGAAGTATCGGGGAGGGCCTTTACCGGCGAGGAAGAGTTTCGCCGGCTACTCACGGAGACCGACGACGACACGCTCGAACTGCTCACCGAACGCGAAGGCCGCGTGCGGACGGTGACGGTCAAGCTGCTGCCACCGGTAAGAAGCGAATTCTAG